CTGTGGCCGGGCACCCAGCACTGTGGCCTGCGGTGAAACGGCCCCGGGGTTATCGGGACAGCCCAGATGTGGGGTTCCACAGTGGCTGTTACTGTGTGAAATGCCTTTGTGAAACCTGCCCAGCATGGCGGGGAGATGCTTATCTTCAGCAACGCGCTGAGACAGTGTGGCCTGAGAGCAGGGCagcgatgggggtggggtggaggcctggcagcagggctcctcagtcccgacccacagcccctgcttgcGCAGCCCTAGCTcccctcttcctcagctctcccgGTGCCCCCctctcctgacccacagctcctGCTAGCCCAGACTTATAGTCTGGGCCTCTCTAAAGTGGATCCCCAagtggctgggagcccagttCTCTGCTACCATCAGGAGGGGGGTGAACCCAAGACCCTATGGGGAGTTGGGGGCAACTCGTTTATAAACTCCTCCAATGATCCCTAGGTGGCGACATGGGGCAGCTTGTaggtcagagcccaggctgggtgtggggggtgtagcaagctgtgggggagggaagcagaaggggctcggagctggtgggggaggggaggggaccccGACCCTGGCATTCAGGAAGTCGTTGGCACCAGCCCATTGGTGGCTGCCACATTCCCTGTGGCTGGGTGCACAGCGCTGCGGCCTGCGGTGAAACGTCCCCGGGATTATCAGGACAACCCAGACATGGGGGTCTCAGCGCGGCTGTTACTGTGTGAAATGCCCTTGTGAAACCTGCCCAGCTTGGTACACACCAAGCCAGTGCGCGGCTggtccttggggtgggggggggatgtgtGTGCGGTTGGGAGAGCAGGGGCATGCGACTGACAACAGCGAttctcagtcctgacccacagcccctacTATCCCAGCCCTGGCCTTCCccacgccccagccctgccaacatGCCTCCGACATGCAAGACCCTGCGGCATTGGGTGCTGAGGAACTGCCAGAAGTCAATGAGCTGGGTCCTTCCAGCCCACTGCCGGCTATGCCATGCTGCCCAGTATCAGGAAGTGTCCTACCCCACTGACCAATGTGGCACTCTCCCTGCTGGGGGAGTTacccagggagggtgggggaggaggagagtgtTGAggcccccagccactgctgccccctgcccagaaTGCTGGGCGCACCAGGTCTGGAGTGAGATCCCAGGGCCAGGGTCCCACATGGCTCtcccaatgcccctcaatcccttCCCACCGCCCCTGccatcccagcccccccccccccaaacagctcAGCACCATATCTCAGAGCCAGTCCATCTCATCCCTCTTGGATGCACGCTCTATCACCGGCGGTGAACTGCGGACAGCCCAGGTGATTCCCCTacaatcccaacctgcagccccctgatagcccagtcctgggctccccgccccccccccccacaccagctctgctggtgcccctgtttcctgatccacagccccctACTAGCCCAACCATACATCCTACGCCTCTCTAATTGGGTCCACaagtggctgggagcccagctctctGCTACCATTAGTGGGTGTAATGATGCTGTCTTTGGTGGGACACTTCCAAGAGTATCAATACAggacaaatttcttagagcagggcagtcccaGCCTAAGCCTGGTGGTTCTCCAActctaaggcacaccaaaccaaccaaacagagaagactttgatTTTACCCCACTGgttaaccataagtcacacaagcaattcccttagacactccagtttcccagtaccACAACCAGTGCCACttttatggggacaaatggttatgaaaaccaatacccccataaaagaaatatgttttcttgatcccaaaggaccaatccccagactcaggtcaatatataaatcagatcttacccacaaatcacactgttgccaatcctttagaatctaaaatctaaaggtttattcataaaagcaaaaagatatagatgaaactaaaattggttaaatggaatcaattacatacagtaattgcaaagttcttgattcaggcttgtagcagtgatggaataagatgcaagttcaaatcaagtctctggagaacatccacagctgggatgggtcattcagtcctttgttcaaagcttcagtttgtaaCAAGATTCCTCCAGaagtcagaagcaggattgaagacaaaatggaggggttttcagggccttttttatcctctgccatgtggaaggacacCCCTCCTTTCTTACTGTGGAATTCACAggagcaagatggagtttggagtcacatgggcaagtcacatgtccatgcatgtttcagagtagcagccttgttagtctgtattcgcaaaaagaaaaggagtacttgtggcaccttagagactaacaaatttatttgagcataagctttcgtgagctacagctcacttcatcggatgcatttggtggaaaaaacagaggggagattgatatacaccatgcatgactcagttctttacaggctgaccccattgtttacatgttagtttgaaccttcccaggaaagctcagatgtggattggcatctcccgaagttcattgtcagttaagtgtttcttgattgggcatttactgagaatagtcctttctcaagaagctgaccaaatgcttcactgaggctacttagaattaaaacacattgagatacaagtacatagccaatattcataacttcaacaacaaaaatgatacacccATACAGATAAtgtaatcataaccagcaaatcataacctttccatagacaccttacacgataacctttgtacaatattcgctgcaaatatataacagtggttgcaacaatgacctatacagtcacagtttatgtcaGTAATGTCACAGTGAAACCAGAACCTCATAGCGTTTATGGGGAGTTGGGGGCACTTTATAGACAGCTCTGTGGGGCTCCAGGCCAGGGGAGCCAGAGGTTGGTGGGGCCCCTGGCCAGGGGAAGCTGGGTCTaggtggggtcccggggctggggccagtggaAGCCGGGCTTAGGTGGGCCCCCAGggtatggggctggggggagccggGGTTTGCTTGGTTCCAGGTGCCGACCAAGAGGGCACTAACACCTCTCTCTCTGCCAGGTGGTCATTGGAGAAGCGTCAGTTGCCAGACTCGCCTGCCCTTTATCTGCGAGTACTGAGGTGGCTGCTCCCCCCACGGGGTCCCGCTGCCCGCACTGGTCTACTGGGACACCCTGCTCCACCCTGACAGAGGCTCCCCTACTCCCTGGACTTGGCTTTGCTCTCAGGCTTGCCCCAGCTCCCCAGGAGGGgcagcccccatcccctgctctccgTCATTTCCTGTGACTTTCTGCAGTAAAACAGCACTTCACTCATCTCCCCCGGGTGCCACTCATTCCTGCTTTGAGACACTGAGGGCCCTGCTCGCTTCATGGGGCTGAACcagaagggagtggggaaggaggtggccaggctggggagagagggctcaGTCCCTAAGGGCTGCCTGTCAGCATCTGCCCTGGCTCTAGCAGCttcacctagggtgaccagatagtaaatatgaaaaatcgggacggggtggggggtaataggcacctatataagacaaagccccaaatattgggactgcccctataaaattgtgacatctggtcaccctagcttcaACCCAAGCTGGGAACCTCTGTCTGAGAGATGGGAGCGAGGGGCaatgcaggggtgtgtgtgaggtgtgtgtgtgtgtgtgtgggggtgtttgGAGGTTGGAGGCTtgaggtcaggggttctcaaacttcattgcactgcgaccctgccttctgacaacaaaaaataccACATTACCCCAggagggggaccgaagcctgagcctaccCAAGCCCCGTTGCCCTAAGCTGaggaccaaagccaaagcccgagccccaccactcctcgggctttggcttcagctttggcccagcaagtctaacaccggccccggtgaccccattaaaacagggtcccgacccacagtttcaGAACCGCTGCTTTAGGGAGTTCAGGGGGCTGTAGATGATAGGGAATACCTGGTGTGTTGGGTGTTTGGAGGTTGGTGGATTTAGGGACTGCAGGGGGCTGTAGATTATTGGGGAGTAcactgggtgtggggggtgttGGGTGTTTGGAGGATGGAGGCTTTAGGGACTGCAGTGGGCTGTTGATGATTGGGGAATACACTGGGTGGGGGCGTGTTTGGAGGATGAAGGCTTTAGGGAGTGCTGGGGGCTGTAGATGATGCAGTACACTGGGTCTGGGGAGCAGTTGGGTGTTTGGAGGTTGGGGGCTTTAGGGAGTGCAGGGGCCTGTAGATGATGAGGGAGTACCCTGGATGTGGTGGGTGTTTGGAGGATGGAGGCTTTAGGGAGTGCAGGGCGCTGTAGATGATGGGGGAGTACACTGGGTGTGAGGGGTGTTGGGTGTTTGGAGGATAGAGGCTTTAAGAAGTGCAGGGGGCTCTAGATGATGGGGGAGTAcactgggtgtggggggtgttGGGTGGTTGTAGGCTTTagggagtgcagggggctgtAGATGATGGGGAGTACACTGGGTGGGGAGTGTTGGAAGTTGGTGGATTTACGGAGTGCGGGGGGCTGTAGATGATGGGGGAGTACACTGGGTGTGGGGGTTGTTGGGTGGTTGGAGGCTTTagggagtgcagggggctgtAGATGATGGGGGAGTAcactgggtgtggggggtgttGGGTGGTTGTAGGCTTTagggagtgcagggggctgtAGATGATGGGGGAGTACACTGGGTGGGGAGTGTTTGGAAGTTGGTGGATTTACGGAGTGCGGGGGGCTGTAGATGATGGGGGGAGTACACTGGGAGTGGGGGTTGTTGGGTGGTTGGAGGCTTTAGGGAGTGCAGGGAGCTGTAGATGATGGGGGAATacactgggtgtgggggggttggaaTCTATTCTAATAGAATCCACCATCCACCAGCCACAGGCGCCATCTTTCgttggcgccggtgggtgctcgcgcCCGCCAGCCCTCAGTCTCGCCCCCgggggaaacagctgtttcatgttGCAaacgctgggagggaggggggagaaatagaACTcggtggcacgctcaggggaggagggagaggcaagctggggccggggggcgggacgggggctgccggtgggggcagatcacccaccaatttttccccgtgggtgcttcaACCCCggagcatccacagagtcagcgcctatatCATGAGCTAAAGAAACATCTTTAATAAAACTTTGCTCCACATGCTCTTGTTGTGTATGTGGTTGTCGTGGTAATAGaatcttgttgttgctatggcaactgagttaggttattaggggatagcccagccagttttggctgaTTTAGTCagttcagtgtgtggcaataaatggctgcttttaagGTTTACTCCTCTCTGTGTCccaagtgatttcttcctaaaactgctgcccCCAAGGATACAATAGTTCTGTCCAGCAAGAAACCACTTATCAGCAGTTGTGCTTGTGAGATCTATAAGTCTATTGTTTTGCCTTTGTGGTCCCCACTTCTCTACTGTTTATCTGTACCCAggatctctgtctggttctttgattgtttctgtttgTTGCATAACCAATTTTGCAAGACCGATAACAAATAGGTGGTTGGGGTCTGATTGGGTAAAGAATTGTTTCGTAATGGGCTAGGATCGGTGAAAAATACCGTTTGTAggactttcattttaaatgattgggtaaggtacagctaagcaggactcaagtttcactcattgtataaactggggtccaaagggAAGTTCTTTGAAACCTCACTCCAGGACACTGTGCCTTTGTAGCGTTGTAGTGTAGCCACTCGCGACAGTGATGGAAtggtttttctgttgctgtagttaatccacctctctgagaggtggtagctagatcgatggaagaattcttccaccagCCTAGCTGTAATCTACGCCAGGGGTTAGGCTGGCTTAATATGTGTCTCAtgcatgtgaatttttcacatctctgagcgaTGTGATTTCAGTCGAGCTAAGTTtaaggtgtagaccaggcctcattgGCGAACATGACAGCCTTCAAACCAAGCTGGGCATGTGGAGCAAAGAGTCCACGGTTACTAATGGGCATAGAAGACATTTGGCCTCTAGACTGAAGGTTCAAATCCAGCCAGGCTTGGAACTCCAAGCCCACACTATGTAATGGCTGTTGGTGGATCATGGCGGGGGGCGGAGGCACGGAACAGGGAGAGGGGCTCACATATAACCCTAGAGAGGCATCACCCCTCAGAGCACCTCATGTCAccatcacagctctgccaagcagTTGCAGCCAAGCTCTCCTCCATTGAGTACAGCGACACCTAATCCAGTGATAGCAGCCAGAGTGTGTGCAGAGAATTGCCAGTGATTCTAACCAGctccagggggcagagttaaggttacatgggCATTTATCTTTGTGCTGTAGCTCCTGATTTTCCAATATTTAAGTTTGGCTGAACTCGCCATTCTGAACAGGCCCAAGCTCCCACCAGGCAGCTGTCACTGGGCATTGATTGTCAGCGAATTCCCTCCGTCTTCAGCCTGGCTTTCCCAGCTGACCTATGGCCCCTCAGAGGCCATGGACCAGTGACTGCGCAATGCCGGCTTGTCCTGAGTAGGCTGGGGTGCGTcactgcagagcctcctggcttgCAGTGTGCCCTGAAGGGGCAGTAGGCTCTAAACAGTGGCAGCGTTTTCACTCGCTGTCGAGCCACAGGGCAAATTGGGGAGGTGGGAGTGCTGCAGCCTGAAGGCGCTGTCTCAGAGTCAGAGagcttcataaaaagaaaaggagtacttgtggcaccttagagactaacaaatttattagagcataaaaaaagcttatgctctaataaatttgttagtctctaaggtgccacaagtactccttttctttttgcgaatacagactaacacggctgctactctgaaaccagagagctTCATGACTTGCCGTGGGGAAAAGCTACACCTGGAGCATGGAAAGGAACAGGGGTACTGCCAGGAGCCTGGACACAGAACCCCATGGGGAGTTGTAACTGCCATGTGCTGGGTACTGCCCAGGCCCTGTCCGAAATCAGGGtctcattgtgccaggcactgcccagataccaaccgagatcagggcccacaTTGTGACAGGTTCTGCATATGCAACAAGCAAGAAACAGCCGCTACCCGAAAGAGACTCTATTGAACCCCAGCTGCAATGGGGAGACAGGTTCCACTGAGTTGCTGTGATGTTTGTGACATTCCCCTCCACACCTGGGCACCCAGTGCATTGGGCTGCTGCTGTGCCGGGGCTGGTTCCTGAGCAGCTCCAGGCCAGGTCACAGGGCCATAGGGCTTAAGACCAGAGGGGCCGATTCGGAACTTCCACTCCAGTCCCTGGCATCACCCAAGGCAAGGACCCACAGTCACTGCTGCCCCCTGCCTAGAACGCCGGGGACACCAGGTCTGGAGTGAGATCCCCAGGGCCAGAGTCCCACATGGCTCAcacaatgcccctcaatcccttcccatccccactaCAGTCCCAGCCCCCCGCACAACTCAGCGCCACACCTCAGAGCCAGCCCATCCCATCCCTCTTGGATGCCACCCTCTACCACCGGTGGCGAACTGTGGACAGCAggtgatgcccctcaatcccaacctgcagccccctgctagcccagccctggactcCCCACTCTGCCAGCTCTGTTGGTGCCCTTCAATCCGGAACTGCAACCCTCTGCTAGCCCAGCCTtgagctccccacaccccaccagctctgccagtCTTcttcaatcccgacccacagacCCCTGTTAGCCCAGCCCTGAGGTCCCCTGACcatagctctgccggtgcccctcaatcctgacacACAGCCTCTACTAgcctagccctgggctccccccaccaccaactCTGCTGGTGTCCCTCTTTCCTGACCTatagccccctgctagcccagccgtACATCCTGGGCCTCTCTAAAGCGGTCCCCaagtggctgggagcccagctctctGCTACCATCAGGAGGGGGGTGAACCCAGAACCCCGTATGGTCTATGGGTAGTTGGGGACACTTTGTAGACAGCTCGTTTGTAGACCCACCTCCCGATGGCACCTGGAGGGAGCTTGTGGGTCATAGCCCAGACTATGTGTGGGGGTGTCACAAGCCATGAGTTGTGGGGATGCGGGGGGAGCACAAGCAGCTGGGAGCTGATAGCGGCTTTTTCTCCATCCCCAGCTTCATGCTCTAGCCCAATATAAGCGTGTAGGATGACTGGAGGAGGAAGTCAGAGATGAGAGGTGAGGGGGACGGGCTCTAAGTGCAGGGCATCAGTCTGGGCTCGGTGAGGATGgtggggagctccaggctgggggtcaGTGTGGGCTCCATGGGGGGTGGCTCTAGGCAGTGTGGAGCTGTATGTGGGTGGAGGGTGTCAATCTGTCTCTGTCTCATGGTGTCTCCCCCAGGTCTGCATGAGATGAAGTTGTTTCCTGGCATTCGCTCTGCTGGGGGCCGTCTCTAGTCACCGTCTCTGTAAGTCCTGGTGCCCCCTGGATGGACCCTCCTCCGTCAGCCCTGGGGGGGAGCTTGACCCAAGGCCACTGCCTCCAATGGGGACCCCCTACAGAGGGCTCCTGCATGGGCCCCTTGGGCTTGGGTGAGACCCAGCACGAACAGTACAGGGCTTTGTTATCCCCAGACCTGTGCTCtcactgacccccagccccactgcattCTGGACACTGGGGTTCTCCGACCCCCACTCTTGTTTTTGTCCTGGTACCTGggttccccatcccccactgacCCCCAGCCATGATTTGTCTCAGACCCAGACCCCATGTatgtgccccccagcccctgccattgTACCCCCTGGTCCATGCAGCCATGCAGACCCTCTCCCCGGTAGTTTGCGGTCTGGGATGCACAGTGGGGCTGGAAGGGCCCATTGGTCTCTCTCGCCTGCCAGCTAAGGGCACCCTGGAGCAGGAGGAACTAGCTGAGCAGGGCAGGTCTGTTCTGGAGGAGGAGCCCCGGGAGCTGGAGCCACCGTGCCCGGGGGAGGGCAAGAGTTTCACGGGGAGAGATGCAGTGGGCCAGAGGTTTCGTTACAAAGTGATGAAACATAACCAGTCCTTTTCTGGGGCCATGGTGAgtagagggggaagagggaagggaaaggtgGTGCATGGGGGCAGTGGATGGTCTATGGGGCTGTCAGATGGTGCATGGGAGTGGTGGATAGGATGTGGGGCTGGTGGATGGGATGCATGAGGCAGTGAATGTGCCATGGGATTGGCTCATGGTGCGTGGAGGTGGTGGATGGTGCATGGGGCTGGAGGACGGGGTGTGGGGGGCACCAGATGATACATGGATCTGGCTTATGGTCCGTGTGGATGGAGTGTGTGGCGTGGCTGACGGGAGCAATAGATAATGCATGGGGCTGGaggatggggtgtgtggggcagTGGATGATGCATGGGCTGAAGGACAGGGCATGGGGGGTGCTGGATAGTGCATGAGGCTGGAGGATGGGGGGCAGTGGATGATGCGTGGGACTGGAGAACAGGGGGCACTAGATGGTGCATGTGGCAATGGCTGTGAGCTGAGGAGGCTGGAGAACAGGGCGTGGCGGGTGCTGGATGGTGCGTGGGGCTGGCTCATGGGATGTTGGGGCAGTGGATGGTGCGTGGGGCTGGAGGACGGGGGGCAGTGGATGATGCGTGGGATGGAGGATGGTGTGCGAGGGCAGTGGGATGGTGCGTGGGGCTGGCTCACGGTGCGTGGGAGTAGTGGATGGTGCATGGGGCTGGAGGATAGGGCATGGGGGGTGCTGGATGGTGCATGGGGCTGGAGGATGGGGGGCAGTGGATGATGCGTGGGGCTGGAAGACGGGGGGCACTCGATGGTGCATGTGGCAGTGGCTGGGGCTGGTGTCTGTCTAcgccccactctctctctccacacagaCCGAGTGCACACGGATGTTCCGCGGCCACCTGGCCTCCATCCACAGCCACTCGGTCAATGAGAAACTGCGCAGGGCAGTGAGCTACACCCACCAGGACCAGGTGTGGGTCGGGGGCATCACCTCCTCCTTGGTAAGAAGATCGTCTGGCCCTGCTGCTCCATCCCCCCTGCCTGGGCCTGGCCCAGGACACCTAAACTCCCTATTATTGGGGGATGACCCATCCCCCACTGCAGCTCTGTGTCTCCGGCCGGGACCCCGCTccgggcagccccagccccagccctgcctgccccctgtgAGGCAGCCCTGGGGGACTCTGGCAGTTTGGGGCTTTGTCCCAGCCCTCTCCGTGGCTGGGAGTCTCCTTGAGGTCCGTTGACCTTGGCTGCCCATGAGGTGCCTGGGGCCGGTGCCAGGGCACAGACTGGTGCTGGGtgtgtcctgccccccacccagtgaGCCCACAGCCCCTGGCTATAGCCCATGGACTCTGCCGGCTCAGAGGTGGCCCCGGCCCCTTGGGGAGGTCCCTGGGGTGCCAGGCAAATGGGGCAACATTGATCCTACCCCAGCTGCTCCCCTTGCAGGGCGGACGCACAATCTCCTACTGGGTAGACCACACCATCTGGAACTACTCCAACTGGGCCAACGGGAACCCCAGGCGCTCTGGGCACACCTGTGTCGCCCTGTGCTCCGCAGGTCAGGGACCACTGGGGCTTGG
This DNA window, taken from Dermochelys coriacea isolate rDerCor1 chromosome 6, rDerCor1.pri.v4, whole genome shotgun sequence, encodes the following:
- the LOC119857766 gene encoding bone marrow proteoglycan-like — translated: MKHNQSFSGAMTECTRMFRGHLASIHSHSVNEKLRRAVSYTHQDQVWVGGITSSLGGRTISYWVDHTIWNYSNWANGNPRRSGHTCVALCSADGLWRSFDCPDSLPFICKY